From one Branchiostoma floridae strain S238N-H82 chromosome 3, Bfl_VNyyK, whole genome shotgun sequence genomic stretch:
- the LOC118411464 gene encoding tripartite motif-containing protein 2-like: MADTEASFRKQVRDEFLSCSICLEPFHQPKTLPCLHTFCEECLRDHAEVRPGFQCPTCRRHAVLGPDGVAGLPDNHFISSLCHTVLEQGTAEYESQCGAHSPEELKLFCADCEAVICSECWDEKHATHTVTTARKAAETKKAAFSNIIARGRSYLQTDSAFLRKIRTLEETINENKEKVEAEVSEAFDELIRQLNERKERLLSEVDKNHQQNIAGLEEKKDKLLKQVAELSSACDKTENAMKEGGGDFLRQGIELSTTFKDYEEKQTTPITMQTCVTSFQPKGMNVQIDEMGELRLDSTITTSDSARKKKTAGLDSSTDWKRSFLQLIFGLSIALSLYNINFSAIVVWYEQGKFNHPSGVSVSQNSVLFIADEGNSRIKKIDPHGHYVGQITTMIEGGAEFWPVSIRPFAVALGWGDNLWVVGQQESTASSSKFAVAIFTTTGKYIGKVVTFENPKDIAVNTDRKFVMVIDGSDVKMFNLNGRVVHLIKGKDYGLQNPHHITVSQGGDILVSDSAKHMVFVFSEKGQFLRSFGSEGSGEGELKGPRGICTDSSGNIIVADEENSRIVVFDGQGRFVRLAVIGVTNPVGVAVAQGGELVVTRSDFHGPEAVLIYDSY, from the coding sequence atggcggatacagaGGCAAGTTTTCGGAAGCAAGTACGGGATGAATTCCTATCTTGTAGCATATGTCTAGAGCCATTTCATCAGCCCAAGACACTTCCCTGTCTTCACACGTTCTGCGAGGAATGTCTGCGGGACCACGCCGAGGTTCGCCCGGGGTTCCAGTGCCCTACTTGCCGCCGACATGCTGTGCTGGGTCCCGATGGGGTAGCCGGACTCCCGGATAACCATTTCATTTCGAGTTTATGTCACACCGTTCTAGAGCAAGGTACGGCGGAATATGAGAGCCAGTGTGGCGCCCATTCTCCTGAAGAATTAAAACTCTTCTGTGCTGATTGTGAAGCTGTTATCTGTAGCGAATGCTGGGACGAAAAACATGCTACTCACACCGTAACAACGGCGAGAAAGGCAGCGGAAACAAAGAAGGCTGCGTTTTCGAACATAATCGCAAGAGGACGCTCTTATCTACAAACAGATTCCGCATTCCTTAGAAAGATTCGTACTCTGGAAGAAACGATCAACGAAAACAAGGAGAAAGTTGAGGCGGAGGTCTCGGAAGCCTTCGATGAGTTAATAAGACAGTTGAATGAGAGAAAAGAGAGGTTGCTTTCGGAGGTGGACAAAAATCACCAGCAGAATATCGCGGGACTTGAAGAGAAAAAAGACAAACTTCTGAAACAGGTTGCCGAGCTGTCCAGCGCTTGTGATAAAACAGAAAATGCGATGAAAGAAGGTGGAGGAGACTTTCTGCGACAGGGGATCGAGTTATCGACGACTTTTAAGGATTATGAGGAAAAGCAAACTACTCCGATCACAATGCAAACTTGCGTGACCTCATTCCAACCCAAAGGCATGAATGTGCAGATTGACGAAATGGGTGAACTGAGATTGGACTCCACAATCACAACCTCAGATTCAGCACGGAAAAAGAAAACCGCGGGACTTGACAGCAGCACGGATTGGAAACGATCCTTTCTTCAGttgatttttggtttgtccaTTGCTCTTTCACTGTATAATATAAACTTTTCAGCCATAGTTGTTTGGTACGAGCAGGGTAAATTTAACCACCCTAGCGGCGTCTCCGTATCTCAGAATAGCGTGCTGTTCATCGCAGATGAGGGCAACTCCAGGATTAAGAAGATAGACCCCCATGGACATTATGTAGGACAAATAACAACAATGATCGAAGGAGGAGCCGAGTTCTGGCCTGTGTCTATAAGGCCGTTTGCCGTAGCACTGGGTTGGGGTGATAACCTTTGGGTTGTAGGTCAGCAAGAATCGACTGCAAGTTCCTCTAAATTCGCTGTTGCCATTTTTACCACTACGGGGAAGTACATTGGAAAAGTTGTCACATTTGAAAACCCCAAAGACATAGCTGTAAATACTGACAGGAAGTTCGTCATGGTGATAGACGGAAGTGACGTCAAGATGTTCAATCTGAATGGTAGAGTAGTTCATTTGATCAAGGGTAAAGACTATGGCTTGCAAAACCCACATCACATAACTGTTAGTCAAGGTGGAGATATTTTGGTGTCTGACTCTGCAAAGCACATGGTGTTTGTGTTTTCCGAGAAAGGACAGTTCTTACGTTCGTTTGGAAGCGAGGGAAGCGGTGAGGGTGAACTTAAGGGACCGCGTGGGATATGCACAGATTCATCGGGAAATATCATCGTAGCGGACGAAGAAAACAGCCGTATCGTAGTATTCGACGGTCAAGGACGTTTCGTGCGACTCGCCGTCATTGGTGTGACCAATCCGGTAGGGGTCGCTGTTGCACAGGGCGGTGAACTTGTGGTTACAAGAAGTGACTTTCATGGCCCTGAAGCTGTACTCATCTACGATTCTTACTAA